One window of the Zea mays cultivar B73 chromosome 3, Zm-B73-REFERENCE-NAM-5.0, whole genome shotgun sequence genome contains the following:
- the LOC100217075 gene encoding GDSL esterase/lipase LIP-4-like precursor: MAAGGAGAAVAAVLTTAVAAVLVAVLTTTVSGQDDPAPEPAPAAACARRPVVFAFGDSNTDTGGVAAGLGHYYPLPEGRVFFRRSTGRLCDGRLVIDYLCESLNMSYLSPYLEAVGSDFTGGANFAISGSSTLPRNVPFALHVQVQQFLHLKQRSLDLAAHGGTAPVDADGFRNALYLIDIGQNDLSAAFGSGAPYDDVVHHRIPAIVSEIKDAIMTLYYNGAKNFWVHGTGPLGCLPQKLAAPRPDDSDLDYNGCLKTLNDGAYEFNGQLCAACDGLRSQLRGATIVYTDVLLVKYDLIANHTAYGFEEPLMACCGYGGPPYNYNANVSCLGPGFRVCEDGTKFVSWDGVHYTDAANALVAAKIFSGQFSTPQMPFDYFCQA; the protein is encoded by the exons ATGGCTGCTGGTGGCGCTGGTGCAGCTGTTGCGGCGGTGCTCACGACGGCCGTCGCTGCAGTCCTCGTTGCGGTGTTGACGACGACGGTGTCCGGACAGGACGACCCAGCGCCAGAGCCAGCGCCGGCGGCGGCGTGCGCGCGGCGGCCCGTGGTGTTCGCGTTCGGGGACTCCAACACGGACACGGGCGGCGTGGCGGCTGGGCTGGGGCACTACTACCCGCTCCCCGAGGGCCGCGTCTTCTTCCGCCGATCCACCGGCCGCCTCTGCGACGGACGCCTCGTCATCGACTACCTCT GTGAGAGCCTGAACATGAGCTACCTGAGCCCGTACCTGGAGGCCGTGGGCTCCGACTTCACGGGCGGCGCCAACTTCGCCATCTCCGGCTCCTCCACGCTGCCCCGCAACGTCCCCTTCGCGCTCCACGTCCAGGTCCAGCAGTTCCTGCACCTGAAGCAGCGCTCGCTCGACCTCGCCGCCCACGGCGGGACGGCTCCCGTCGACGCCGACGGCTTCCGGAACGCGCTCTACCTCATCGACATCGGCCAGAACGACCTGTCCGCCGCATTCGGGAGCGGAGCGCCCTACGACGACGTCGTCCACCACAGGATCCCGGCTATCGTGTCAGAGATAAAGGACGCTATCATG ACTCTCTACTACAACGGCGCCAAGAACTTCTGGGTCCACGGCACCGGCCCTCTGGGCTGCTTGCCCCAGAAGCTCGCCGCGCCGAGGCCCGACGACAGCGACCTCGACTACAACGGCTGCCTCAAGACCCTCAACGACGGCGCCTACGAGTTCAACGGTCAGCTGTGCGCCGCCTGCGACGGCCTCAGGTCGCAGCTGCGCGGCGCCACCATCGTCTACACCGACGTCTTGCTCGTCAAGTACGACCTCATCGCCAACCACACCGCCTACG GGTTCGAGGAGCCGCTCATGGCGTGCTGCGGCTACGGCGGGCCGCCCTACAACTACAACGCCAACGTGAGCTGCCTCGGCCCGGGCTTCCGGGTGTGCGAGGACGGCACCAAGTTCGTCAGCTGGGACGGCGTGCACTACACCGACGCCGCAAACGCCCTTGTTGCCGCGAAGATCTTCTCCGGCCAATTCTCCACGCCCCAAATGCCCTTCGACTACTTCTGCCAGGCATGA